One window from the genome of Acidihalobacter ferrooxydans encodes:
- a CDS encoding aspartate/glutamate racemase family protein: MEKRTLLGMLTPSSNTVLEPYSSAIISSLVPEVSVHFQRFNVMEISLSEAALKQFDERPLLEAAHLLSNAQMDVIAWNGTSAGWLGFDTDVSLCDAIHEKTGAAATTSVLALNEVLEKTQVKKLGLVTPYLDDIQEAIIKNYESIGIQVVSEVHLNDRGNFSFSEYSEETIEQMVRKVAENRPDAITIFCTNMRGAPLAERLENELGIPIYDTVSTTIWKSLRLAGVDPKRVTGWGSLFSVV; encoded by the coding sequence ATGGAAAAAAGAACATTACTAGGGATGTTGACTCCGTCATCGAATACGGTTCTTGAGCCATATTCATCTGCAATCATCAGTAGTCTCGTTCCCGAGGTCAGCGTTCATTTCCAAAGGTTCAATGTGATGGAAATTTCACTGTCCGAGGCGGCGTTGAAGCAATTTGATGAACGCCCGCTTTTGGAAGCTGCTCACTTGCTGAGTAACGCGCAAATGGACGTCATTGCATGGAACGGGACGTCAGCCGGATGGCTTGGGTTCGACACGGATGTTTCATTATGCGACGCAATCCATGAAAAAACCGGAGCGGCCGCGACAACCAGCGTATTGGCCCTTAATGAAGTCCTGGAAAAAACCCAAGTCAAGAAACTCGGCTTGGTAACGCCGTATCTTGACGACATACAAGAAGCGATCATCAAAAACTACGAGTCCATTGGAATACAGGTCGTTTCGGAAGTCCATTTGAATGACCGTGGGAATTTTTCGTTTTCCGAATATTCGGAAGAGACAATCGAACAAATGGTTCGGAAAGTGGCGGAAAACAGGCCAGATGCCATCACGATCTTCTGCACAAACATGCGTGGCGCGCCGCTAGCGGAACGCCTGGAGAATGAACTCGGCATACCGATTTACGATACGGTCAGCACCACGATATGGAAATCCCTAAGGCTTGCTGGAGTAGACCCCAAGCGAGTCACTGGCTGGGGCAGTCTTTTTAGCGTCGTGTAG
- a CDS encoding ABC transporter substrate-binding protein has translation MACIERRKTLLKVLLVGLLMLSGTAGYADAQAADKTLTVGAPECAHCLAMALMGPTSGPYNFTFKPFGTLTALTTSLLTNEVQIAQIDYPALVSLISKHTPIVAISGQVNGGTDLVLQPSIKVAAGDWAALRAYIMKHYSPSHKFRIGSNFGSVQDVDLRLRFSLAKIPESYVDIVNVAFPAMPQALKAKAVDTAVPVQPVAAEITTTGIATHFSYLYNQPAGNLTNVVIVSKAYLEKNPEAIKYIAKAMVKLVDYVSTDAGKQAWQAAIEKYTYIKPDAVKYALGLLSPDINMPIVKIKAIADGMYGAHLISRKLTVDEIAKYIDYKPLEEATGKTKAELGGG, from the coding sequence ATGGCTTGTATCGAAAGAAGGAAAACCCTCCTTAAAGTTCTTCTCGTGGGTCTATTAATGCTAAGTGGCACGGCTGGTTATGCAGACGCCCAAGCTGCGGACAAGACGCTGACGGTCGGCGCCCCCGAATGCGCGCACTGCCTGGCCATGGCCCTGATGGGGCCGACCTCCGGCCCCTACAACTTCACGTTCAAGCCCTTCGGCACCCTGACGGCGTTGACCACGTCGCTGCTGACCAACGAGGTCCAGATCGCTCAGATCGATTACCCCGCTCTGGTGTCCTTGATCTCGAAGCACACGCCGATCGTGGCCATTAGCGGGCAGGTCAACGGCGGTACCGATCTGGTGCTTCAGCCGTCCATTAAAGTGGCTGCGGGCGATTGGGCCGCGCTGCGTGCCTACATCATGAAACACTACAGCCCGAGCCATAAGTTCCGTATCGGTTCGAATTTCGGGTCAGTGCAGGATGTGGATCTGCGGCTGCGCTTCAGTCTGGCGAAGATTCCCGAAAGCTATGTTGATATCGTCAATGTGGCCTTCCCGGCCATGCCGCAGGCGCTCAAAGCCAAGGCGGTGGATACCGCCGTTCCCGTGCAACCGGTCGCTGCCGAGATCACGACGACGGGCATCGCCACGCATTTCTCTTATCTGTATAACCAGCCCGCCGGCAATCTGACCAATGTGGTCATTGTCTCGAAGGCGTATCTGGAGAAGAATCCCGAGGCGATCAAGTACATCGCCAAGGCGATGGTGAAGCTGGTGGACTATGTCAGCACGGACGCGGGTAAGCAGGCCTGGCAGGCGGCGATCGAGAAGTACACGTACATCAAACCCGATGCCGTCAAGTATGCCTTGGGCTTGCTGTCTCCCGACATCAATATGCCGATCGTCAAGATCAAGGCGATTGCCGATGGCATGTACGGGGCCCATCTGATCTCCAGGAAACTCACCGTCGATGAGATCGCCAAGTACATCGATTACAAGCCGCTGGAGGAAGCCACCGGCAAAACCAAGGCGGAACTGGGCGGCGGCTGA
- a CDS encoding ABC transporter substrate-binding protein, which translates to MRSSNYAARMKIFIKSLAVGLSLFAGSLGYANAQAADKTLTVGAPECAQCLAMALMGPTSGPYSFKFKPFGTLTALTTALLTNEVQIAQVDYPALVSLISKHTPIVAISGQVNGGTDLVLQPSIKVAAGDWAALRAYIMKHYSPSHKFRIGSYFGTVQNVDLLLRFSLAKIPESYVDIVNVSFQAMPQALKAKAVDAAVPVQPVAAEITTTGIATHFSYLYNQPAGNLTNVVIVSKAYLEKNPEAIKYIAKAMVKLVDYVSTDAGKQAWQAAIEKYTYIKPDAVKYALGLLSPDINMPIVKIKAIADGMYGAHLISRKLTVDEIAKYIDYKPLEEATGKTKAELGGG; encoded by the coding sequence ATGAGAAGCTCGAACTACGCTGCAAGAATGAAAATTTTCATTAAATCGTTAGCCGTGGGTCTATCTTTGTTTGCCGGATCGCTGGGCTACGCCAACGCCCAAGCTGCGGACAAGACGCTGACGGTCGGCGCTCCCGAATGCGCACAATGTCTGGCCATGGCCCTGATGGGCCCTACCTCCGGTCCCTACAGCTTCAAGTTCAAGCCCTTCGGTACGTTGACAGCATTGACCACAGCGCTGCTGACCAATGAGGTTCAGATCGCACAGGTCGACTACCCCGCTCTGGTGTCCTTGATCTCGAAGCACACGCCGATCGTGGCCATTAGCGGGCAGGTCAACGGCGGTACCGATCTGGTGCTTCAGCCGTCCATTAAAGTGGCTGCGGGCGATTGGGCCGCGCTGCGTGCCTACATCATGAAACACTACAGCCCGAGCCATAAGTTCCGGATTGGCTCGTATTTCGGTACGGTCCAAAATGTGGATCTGCTTCTGCGTTTTAGTTTGGCCAAGATTCCTGAAAGCTATGTGGATATTGTTAATGTGTCTTTCCAGGCTATGCCGCAGGCGCTCAAAGCCAAGGCGGTGGATGCCGCCGTTCCCGTGCAACCGGTCGCTGCCGAGATCACGACGACGGGCATCGCCACGCATTTCTCTTATCTGTATAACCAGCCCGCCGGCAATCTGACCAATGTGGTCATTGTCTCGAAGGCGTATCTGGAGAAGAATCCCGAGGCGATCAAGTACATCGCCAAGGCGATGGTGAAGCTGGTGGACTATGTCAGCACGGACGCGGGTAAGCAGGCCTGGCAGGCAGCGATCGAGAAGTACACGTACATCAAACCCGATGCCGTCAAGTATGCCTTGGGCTTGCTGTCTCCCGACATCAATATGCCGATCGTCAAGATCAAGGCGATTGCCGATGGCATGTACGGGGCCCATCTGATCTCCAGGAAACTCACCGTCGATGAGATCGCCAAGTACATCGATTACAAGCCGCTGGAGGAAGCCACCGGCAAAACCAAGGCGGAACTGGGCGGCGGCTGA
- a CDS encoding tyrosine-type recombinase/integrase — MTNSALGLLVQSFFTDYLPVQKGLRLSSIRSYRDTVRLLLCFVAEQRHRQIAKLSLDDLTFEQVLAFLKHLEQVRGNAVRTRNQRRAALNTFFAYLASRVPEMLATCQQVAVIPVKRTTLPNAHYLEREEVTALVRSLPRKGRFALRDRALLLFLYNTGARAQEVADLLIEHLELEPPAKVHLHGKGDKWRICPLWDETVRQLRRLFTDSGATMKGPVFCSRRGQPLTRFGIYKIVRRHAAAWDISGPDPRRVTPHLFRHTAAVHLLEAGVEVNVIRAWLGHVSLDTTNRYAELTLGAKAEALQACEVGSEVSGVSPARTAWKDDKVLLDWLNAL; from the coding sequence ATGACGAACTCCGCCCTCGGTTTACTCGTTCAGTCCTTCTTTACCGATTATCTGCCGGTTCAGAAGGGGTTGCGCCTGAGTTCGATCCGAAGCTATCGGGATACGGTACGCTTGTTGCTGTGTTTCGTGGCTGAGCAGCGGCACCGTCAGATCGCAAAGCTATCATTAGACGATCTGACCTTCGAGCAAGTGCTCGCGTTCTTGAAGCACCTGGAACAGGTACGCGGCAATGCTGTTCGAACTCGCAATCAGCGCCGGGCTGCGCTTAACACTTTCTTTGCTTACCTCGCCTCGCGCGTGCCAGAAATGCTGGCGACATGTCAGCAAGTTGCCGTGATCCCGGTCAAGCGAACCACGCTGCCCAATGCGCATTATCTCGAGCGCGAGGAGGTCACTGCACTGGTCCGCTCATTACCTCGCAAAGGCCGCTTTGCACTTCGTGATCGCGCGCTCTTGCTGTTTCTGTACAACACCGGCGCGCGAGCCCAGGAAGTCGCTGACCTTCTGATCGAGCATCTTGAGCTTGAGCCGCCGGCGAAGGTCCATTTGCATGGTAAGGGGGACAAATGGCGTATTTGCCCGCTTTGGGATGAGACGGTGAGGCAGCTTCGGCGTCTATTTACCGACAGTGGCGCAACCATGAAAGGGCCAGTGTTTTGCTCCCGTCGAGGTCAACCCCTGACACGCTTCGGGATCTACAAGATCGTCCGCCGCCATGCAGCTGCCTGGGATATCAGCGGCCCAGATCCTCGACGTGTGACACCACACCTGTTCCGGCACACGGCGGCGGTTCACTTGCTGGAGGCAGGCGTTGAGGTCAACGTCATTCGTGCCTGGCTTGGGCACGTCAGCCTTGATACAACGAACCGCTACGCTGAGCTGACTTTGGGAGCGAAAGCCGAGGCATTGCAGGCCTGCGAGGTTGGTTCTGAGGTTTCTGGGGTGTCCCCAGCACGCACTGCCTGGAAGGACGATAAAGTCCTGCTCGATTGGCTGAATGCTCTTTGA
- a CDS encoding amidase — translation MKLHELGVRETASLVNSKTLKASEAANYFCTRIKALNPELNAFSYFDEESVIREASEIDARIEQGETLPLAGVAFTVKDNLWMAGAKATFGSNLYKDFIAPTDSWCVARLRELGAFSLGVTTCSEFACKGTTESPLHGITKNPWNTALTPGGSSGGAVACVSSGIGVLALGTDAGGSTRRPAAHTGLVGMKPTLGAVPNPWGFKDPNHLLSVIGQIGKNVEDVAYALHFLTATHATDPLSSPAFSNPTLLNDLYKPLAHPKVGYVVDLSLGLRIDPDVKQSLNQAVGTLANAGIEVESTQIPWPDMPSTYALLELQQAGLAHLYGKEWRISPEIFDPVIGEQIELGMSVSGKRIANLMQLRDSIHVSLSNFFKDFDFLICPTSPVEAWSTGQLGPAVIDGEKASPRDHAAYTPLFNYAGVPAISLPCGVGANNLPIGMQIVAPKYADSSLLNFSCAAEKILNKNLKSPMFNS, via the coding sequence ATGAAACTCCATGAACTAGGCGTTAGAGAAACAGCCAGTCTCGTTAACTCGAAAACCCTGAAAGCGAGTGAAGCCGCCAACTATTTCTGCACGCGCATAAAGGCACTCAACCCGGAACTCAATGCGTTCTCGTACTTCGACGAGGAATCCGTTATTCGAGAGGCTTCGGAGATTGATGCCAGGATTGAGCAAGGCGAAACACTGCCATTGGCAGGCGTTGCCTTTACTGTAAAAGACAACTTGTGGATGGCGGGCGCAAAAGCGACTTTCGGATCGAACCTATACAAGGATTTTATTGCGCCGACCGATTCGTGGTGTGTAGCGCGCCTTAGAGAGTTGGGCGCCTTTTCGCTAGGCGTAACCACATGCTCTGAATTCGCATGCAAAGGCACCACCGAATCGCCCTTGCATGGAATTACCAAAAACCCGTGGAACACAGCGCTGACGCCTGGCGGCTCGTCGGGTGGTGCTGTCGCCTGTGTCTCATCCGGCATTGGCGTCCTGGCCCTGGGCACAGATGCCGGGGGGTCGACCCGCCGGCCGGCGGCGCATACAGGCCTGGTCGGCATGAAGCCAACCTTGGGCGCCGTGCCTAACCCCTGGGGATTCAAGGACCCCAACCACTTGTTGTCCGTCATTGGACAAATTGGAAAAAACGTAGAGGACGTGGCGTATGCATTGCATTTCTTGACAGCGACACACGCTACAGACCCATTGAGTTCACCGGCATTCAGCAATCCGACCCTTTTGAATGATTTATACAAACCGCTCGCGCATCCCAAAGTGGGATATGTGGTTGACCTGAGTCTTGGCTTGCGGATAGACCCGGACGTCAAACAAAGCCTGAATCAAGCAGTTGGCACATTGGCTAATGCTGGAATTGAAGTGGAATCGACTCAGATCCCCTGGCCAGACATGCCCTCGACGTACGCGCTATTGGAGCTCCAGCAAGCAGGTCTTGCACATCTATACGGTAAGGAGTGGCGGATATCTCCTGAAATATTTGATCCGGTCATAGGGGAACAAATAGAACTCGGAATGTCTGTCAGCGGCAAGCGAATAGCCAATTTAATGCAGCTGCGCGATTCGATTCACGTGTCCTTGTCGAATTTTTTCAAAGACTTCGATTTTTTGATTTGCCCAACCTCACCAGTAGAGGCATGGAGCACCGGCCAACTTGGGCCGGCCGTCATCGACGGAGAAAAAGCGAGCCCTCGCGATCATGCCGCATATACACCGTTATTCAACTATGCGGGCGTTCCAGCAATCTCGCTGCCGTGCGGCGTTGGAGCCAACAACCTTCCGATCGGCATGCAAATTGTGGCGCCAAAATATGCCGACAGCAGCCTACTGAATTTTTCCTGCGCGGCGGAAAAGATACTAAACAAAAATCTAAAATCGCCGATGTTTAACTCATAA
- a CDS encoding Mu transposase domain-containing protein, producing MTHASRYAPKLNATYAELAAHYATAVLPARPYKPKDKAKAEVAVQVVERWVLAKLRHRTFFSLAELNAAIAELLVELNARPFQGRTESRRDLFEALDRPALKPLPRAAYEYAEWRKAKPGIDYHVAVDKRFYSVPHALVGQVLDLRLTATTVEVMHKGGRVASHPRYGQGRYSTLTEHMPRSHQAHRDWSPGRFMRWAAGIGPCTAAVVKQQLEDRPHPEHGYRACLGLLHLARRYDRQRLERACARALAIRSPSYRSVASILKQGLDRLPPEEDSHGQDLLPLHGNVRGAGYYH from the coding sequence GTGACCCACGCCTCGCGCTATGCGCCGAAGCTCAACGCCACCTATGCCGAGCTGGCGGCCCACTACGCCACCGCGGTACTCCCCGCCCGGCCCTACAAGCCCAAGGACAAGGCCAAGGCGGAGGTCGCGGTGCAGGTGGTCGAGCGCTGGGTCCTGGCAAAACTTCGACACCGGACCTTCTTCTCGCTGGCCGAGCTCAACGCCGCCATCGCCGAGTTGCTGGTCGAGCTCAACGCACGCCCCTTCCAGGGACGCACCGAGAGCCGCCGCGATTTGTTCGAAGCCCTGGACCGGCCCGCCCTCAAGCCGCTGCCCCGGGCCGCCTACGAATACGCCGAATGGCGCAAGGCGAAGCCGGGCATCGACTACCACGTCGCGGTGGACAAGCGCTTCTACAGCGTCCCCCACGCCCTGGTCGGTCAGGTCCTGGACCTGCGCCTCACCGCCACCACGGTCGAGGTGATGCACAAGGGGGGGCGGGTCGCCAGTCATCCCCGCTACGGACAGGGCCGCTACAGCACGCTCACCGAACATATGCCCAGGTCCCATCAGGCGCACCGGGACTGGTCGCCGGGGCGCTTCATGCGCTGGGCCGCCGGCATCGGGCCGTGTACCGCCGCCGTGGTCAAGCAGCAACTGGAGGACCGTCCGCACCCCGAGCACGGCTACCGGGCCTGCCTGGGGCTGCTGCATCTGGCCCGGCGCTATGACCGACAGCGCCTGGAGCGGGCCTGTGCGCGGGCACTGGCGATCCGCTCGCCGAGCTATCGCAGCGTGGCCTCCATCCTCAAGCAGGGACTCGACCGGCTACCGCCCGAGGAAGACAGCCATGGCCAGGACCTGCTGCCCCTGCACGGCAATGTCCGCGGCGCCGGCTACTACCACTGA
- a CDS encoding tyrosine-type recombinase/integrase, producing MSTRVFQSFLGPDIEQFLAYKRSLGRRYDVEEKSLALLDIYLLNNNIGSLAEITPTLVDEFLLSRPRSQPRSYNHLRCTLERLFSYLVDREKLSTTPLQSPPRRVRYQRTPFIFDADAARRLLSLARTLQDKGGSRDRGSTYFALFAVLYGLGLRVGEACRLRIDDVDLERQLLIIRETKFYKSRLVPFGPKVGAVLAQHRHQRQVVLAGAPSGGEPLFSLRAGRPINPCTISQVFHALVPRLELEIPPGVSPPRLHDLRHSFAVGALTRWYRQGVDPMTKLLALSTILGHVDVNSTAVYLTTTPELLEQANRRFQAFATATQEVLS from the coding sequence ATGAGCACCCGCGTGTTTCAAAGCTTCTTGGGTCCCGACATCGAGCAGTTCCTCGCCTACAAGCGCTCATTGGGACGTCGCTACGATGTCGAAGAGAAGTCGCTTGCGTTGCTCGACATCTACTTGCTGAACAACAACATCGGTAGTCTCGCCGAGATAACGCCCACCCTAGTGGACGAGTTCCTGCTTTCGCGACCGCGTTCGCAGCCGAGAAGCTACAACCATCTACGCTGTACGCTCGAGCGACTGTTCTCCTACCTGGTCGATCGGGAGAAGCTCAGCACAACGCCCTTGCAATCGCCACCGCGCCGCGTCAGGTATCAGCGTACACCGTTCATCTTCGATGCAGACGCAGCCCGCCGATTGCTGTCGCTGGCCAGGACGCTTCAGGACAAGGGTGGGTCCCGTGATCGTGGCAGCACGTATTTCGCGCTTTTCGCTGTCCTGTACGGGTTGGGACTGCGTGTCGGAGAAGCATGCCGGTTGCGTATTGATGATGTCGATCTCGAACGGCAACTGCTTATCATTCGGGAGACGAAGTTCTACAAGAGCCGCCTCGTGCCCTTCGGTCCCAAGGTGGGCGCAGTGCTCGCCCAACATCGGCATCAACGGCAGGTGGTGCTTGCTGGTGCCCCTTCAGGTGGGGAGCCCCTGTTCTCCCTACGCGCCGGCCGGCCCATCAACCCCTGTACAATCAGTCAAGTTTTTCATGCACTGGTCCCCAGACTAGAGCTAGAGATCCCGCCCGGTGTGTCGCCGCCGCGTCTACATGATTTGCGACATTCATTTGCTGTTGGTGCGCTCACACGCTGGTACCGACAGGGCGTGGATCCAATGACCAAGCTCCTGGCGCTCTCGACCATCCTGGGACATGTCGATGTGAACTCCACGGCCGTATATCTCACCACGACGCCGGAGCTGCTCGAACAGGCCAATCGCCGCTTCCAGGCCTTCGCCACGGCAACCCAGGAGGTGCTCTCATGA
- the istB gene encoding IS21-like element helper ATPase IstB — translation MLNQQTIDQLRALKLTGLLEAWEQQREQPQTHDLSFDERFALLVEREVLHRENRRLARLLKAAKLRVNACVEDIDYHHPRGLEKARMAALASGDWIRQSLNLCITGPTGCGKTWLACALGNQACRQGLSVRYLRLPTLFEQLRIAHGDGSYPRLMNQLLKMDLLILDDWGLQKLTAAQRQDLMEVIEDRHGRRSTLIASQLPTEHWHDYIGEATLADAILDRLLHAAHRLELRGESMRKLAAGLTDRDRPE, via the coding sequence ATGCTCAATCAACAGACTATCGACCAACTGCGCGCCCTCAAGCTCACTGGCCTGCTCGAGGCCTGGGAGCAGCAGCGCGAGCAACCCCAGACCCACGACCTGAGCTTCGACGAGCGCTTCGCCCTGCTGGTGGAGCGTGAGGTACTGCATCGGGAGAACCGACGACTGGCGCGCCTGCTCAAGGCCGCCAAGCTGCGGGTCAACGCCTGTGTCGAGGACATCGACTACCACCACCCCCGAGGACTGGAGAAGGCCCGCATGGCGGCGCTGGCCAGCGGCGACTGGATCCGCCAGTCGCTGAACCTGTGCATTACCGGCCCCACCGGCTGTGGCAAGACCTGGCTGGCCTGTGCCCTTGGCAATCAGGCCTGCCGCCAGGGACTGTCGGTGCGCTACCTGCGTCTGCCGACCCTGTTCGAACAGCTGCGCATCGCGCATGGGGATGGCTCGTACCCGCGCTTGATGAATCAGCTGCTGAAGATGGATCTGCTGATCCTCGACGACTGGGGCCTGCAAAAGCTCACCGCCGCCCAGCGCCAGGATCTGATGGAGGTTATCGAGGACCGGCACGGCAGGCGATCGACCCTGATCGCCAGTCAGCTACCCACCGAGCACTGGCACGACTACATCGGCGAGGCGACCCTGGCGGATGCCATCCTCGACCGGCTGCTGCATGCGGCACACCGCCTCGAACTGCGCGGTGAGTCGATGCGCAAACTGGCCGCCGGGTTGACCGATCGTGACCGGCCGGAGTAG
- a CDS encoding ABC transporter permease, which yields MVLFDEKERGNGPIIPSPQPILSKSDRLLVPGAFFLQWFSVGYFNIAPFSLVPTPSQVFEAFVNWSGLFAEHAPKMFYSGMLLSDIYSTLFRVVMGFLIATVAGVGFGIAIGMSKSADTLFSPTFRLLAPIPPITIYPIAIVILGLGERTDVFLTAYGAFFPILAALITAVTGVHRDLLR from the coding sequence GTGGTTCTATTCGACGAAAAAGAGCGGGGAAATGGGCCCATTATCCCATCGCCGCAGCCGATTCTTTCCAAGTCCGACAGGCTCCTAGTCCCCGGGGCTTTTTTTCTGCAGTGGTTTTCCGTCGGCTACTTCAACATCGCGCCCTTTTCGCTGGTGCCGACACCCAGCCAGGTGTTCGAGGCGTTTGTGAACTGGTCCGGGTTGTTCGCCGAGCATGCCCCAAAAATGTTTTATTCCGGCATGCTGCTCTCAGATATCTACTCCACCCTGTTCAGGGTGGTGATGGGTTTTCTCATCGCGACCGTGGCCGGCGTGGGCTTCGGCATCGCCATCGGCATGAGCAAGTCGGCCGATACGCTGTTTTCTCCCACGTTCCGGCTGCTCGCCCCCATACCGCCCATCACGATTTACCCGATCGCGATCGTGATCCTTGGGTTGGGCGAACGGACGGATGTGTTTCTCACGGCGTACGGCGCGTTCTTCCCGATTCTGGCCGCGTTGATCACGGCGGTGACAGGGGTGCATCGCGATTTGCTGCGCTGA
- a CDS encoding polysaccharide deacetylase family protein, translating into MTPSNVNLRPRDLIGYGINPPKVAWPDAARVAVSFVVNFEEGAEYSIADGDSRNEAVYEATERLESVPDYCLQSHYDYGTRAAWWRIMNLLDAHDIKCTVNACGLAVQRSPELAKDAVDRGHEISAHGWRWESHAHLDKSAEQNAIEKTVNAITEATGIPPVGWHTRSSPSSHTRSILMDRDHFIYDSDFYGDDLPVILSRPDGTPYVVLPYAFDTNDMQFHHAPRFVSADDFSDYVSRAFDWLWREGEETPKMMTIGLHLRIIGRPARMWALEKIIEHIKSRGSAWITTRENIARHWLSATDR; encoded by the coding sequence ATGACACCCAGCAACGTAAACCTGCGCCCCAGAGACCTGATCGGCTACGGTATCAACCCACCAAAGGTGGCTTGGCCGGACGCGGCGCGCGTTGCCGTTTCCTTCGTAGTCAATTTCGAGGAAGGCGCCGAATACTCCATTGCAGATGGAGACTCACGCAACGAGGCCGTATACGAGGCCACCGAACGGCTGGAATCGGTGCCGGATTACTGCCTACAGTCGCACTACGACTACGGAACACGCGCGGCGTGGTGGCGCATCATGAACCTGCTCGACGCGCACGACATCAAATGCACGGTCAACGCATGTGGGCTGGCCGTGCAGCGATCACCCGAACTCGCGAAAGACGCAGTCGACCGGGGGCATGAGATATCGGCGCATGGATGGCGCTGGGAAAGTCATGCGCATCTGGACAAATCGGCAGAACAAAACGCCATCGAAAAAACGGTCAACGCAATCACGGAGGCAACCGGAATCCCGCCGGTGGGATGGCACACGCGCTCTTCTCCGAGCAGCCATACGCGATCCATCTTGATGGACAGGGATCACTTCATCTACGACAGCGACTTCTATGGCGACGACCTCCCAGTGATCTTGTCGCGCCCAGACGGCACGCCCTATGTAGTTCTGCCGTACGCATTCGATACCAACGACATGCAATTCCACCACGCGCCGCGCTTCGTATCCGCGGATGATTTCTCCGACTACGTGAGCAGAGCCTTCGATTGGCTTTGGAGAGAAGGCGAAGAAACTCCAAAGATGATGACCATCGGCCTGCACCTGAGAATCATTGGTCGGCCGGCCAGGATGTGGGCACTGGAAAAGATCATTGAACATATAAAATCCCGCGGATCGGCATGGATCACAACACGCGAAAACATCGCGCGGCACTGGCTAAGTGCTACAGATCGATAG
- a CDS encoding amidohydrolase family protein: MSDQGQTRIQSHDVELGLIVRRARVATAADTFDADIGIADGRIVQLAAGLRGGSATREIDAAGRVVTPGGVDGHCHLDQPMPPPTRMADDFDSGTRSAACGGTTTVIPFAAQVKGGSLREAVDDYHQRASNKAHVDYAFHLIVSDPTPEVLRDELPALIQEGYTSFKVYMTYDDLMLDDGQILDVLLLARQYDAMVMVHAENSDCVEWLTRRLEDAGQTAPRFHAHARTMLVEREATHRAISLAELVDVPIMIVHVSGAHFAERDRRFRRT, from the coding sequence ATGTCAGATCAAGGCCAGACGCGCATACAGAGCCACGACGTGGAACTTGGTTTGATAGTCCGCCGAGCCAGGGTCGCGACCGCAGCGGATACTTTTGATGCCGATATCGGGATTGCTGACGGGCGGATTGTGCAGTTGGCGGCAGGTTTGCGTGGCGGCTCGGCAACGCGTGAAATCGACGCCGCGGGGCGCGTCGTGACGCCAGGGGGCGTAGACGGACACTGTCATCTTGATCAGCCGATGCCTCCCCCGACGCGCATGGCGGACGATTTTGACAGTGGGACACGCTCCGCCGCTTGTGGCGGCACGACAACCGTTATTCCTTTCGCGGCACAGGTTAAAGGTGGTTCATTACGCGAGGCAGTCGATGACTACCACCAGCGCGCAAGCAACAAGGCGCATGTGGACTATGCCTTCCATTTGATCGTCAGCGACCCCACGCCGGAGGTCTTGCGTGACGAACTCCCGGCGCTGATCCAAGAGGGGTATACGTCATTCAAGGTCTACATGACCTATGACGATCTCATGCTTGATGACGGTCAGATTCTGGATGTCCTATTGCTGGCGCGTCAGTACGACGCGATGGTCATGGTGCACGCGGAAAACAGCGACTGCGTTGAATGGCTTACGCGTCGTCTTGAAGACGCCGGGCAGACTGCGCCGCGTTTTCATGCCCACGCCCGAACGATGCTCGTCGAAAGAGAAGCGACACACCGGGCAATCTCGTTGGCCGAATTGGTCGATGTGCCTATCATGATCGTCCACGTGTCAGGTGCGCATTTCGCCGAACGTGACCGCCGATTTCGGCGAACGTGA